The Halomonas sp. THAF5a genome segment GAGTTCTTCGAGCTGCTGATCCCCTCGCTGATCAACTTCCTGATCCCGGCCGTGGTGATGAGCTGCTTCATCAAGAACCGCAAGCCCGACAGCCTGGAGGAGGACGTCTGGCTCAAGCGCGGCGCGCGGCGCATCATCGCCCTGTTCCTGCTCACCGTGGCCACCGCCGTGGCCTGCCACACCCTGCTGCACCTCCCGCCGGTGCTGGGCATGATGACCGGCCTTGGCTACCTGCAGTTCTTCGGCTACTTCCTGCGTCGCACCCTGCCCCGCTCCCTGGAGCGCAAGCGCACCCACTATACCCAGCGAGGCGACTGGAAGAAGCTCGAGAGCCTGGGCAGCGTGGTGCCTTTCGACGTCTTCAACCGCGTGGCGCGTGCCGAGTGGGATACCCTGCTGTTCTTCTACGGGGTCGTCATGTGCGTCGGAGGCCTTGGCTTCATGGGCTACCTGGGGATGCTGTCCGATGCCCTCTACACCGGCTGGAACGCCACCGGGGCCAACGTCACCCTGGGCGTGCTCTCCGCGGTGGTCGACAACATCCCGGTGATGTTCGCCGTGCTGACCATGGAGCCCGACATGTCCCATGGGCAGTGGCTGCTGATCACCCTGACGGCCGGCGTCGGCGGCAGCCTGCTGTCGATCGGCTCGGCGGCGGGTGTCGCCCTGATGGGCCAGGCCCGCGGCAACTACACCTTCATGGGACACCTGCGCTGGAGTCCGGTGATCGCACTGGGGTACATCGCCAGTGTCCTGGCCCACCTGTGGCTCAACGCCGAGAGCTTCACCGTGATGTGATGGCGCCGCCCGCGCCTATCCATGCCCGAGCCTTCCGGCGGCCTTAGAGCCGCCGGAATTTTTCTTAGCCGTTGAGACTCTTGCCTGTAAATCTCGGTAAAGTGATGTAGCGTATAAGGATGGCGAGTGCCTACGTTCAGAATGGGCTTCGTAGTGCCTATTCGGGCTCGTCGCTGAGTACGCACTAGGATAAAAAACATACAGACCTCATGCTCTGCAGGGAGACGGCATCATCGACTCAGACACACTTCGCGTGTGGGCTACCCTTGCATGGCCCATGAGCCTGTCGCTAACAAGACAACGGGAACCCTTCCCCCGATGCCGGCTTACGTCCTGATCCACTCTCTCAGCGCGACAGCGGCCTTTGCAGAAGGGCACCGACCAGGGAGGCGCTCACGATGGCACGCCTGAGCTCCCTCCTGGCCGCCAGCCTGATGCTGCTGACCAGCGCCCTGGCCAACGCCCAGGAGTTGGCTATCGCGGTGGTGGCTCACCCGGACGTGACCACCCAGCACCTGACGCGTGACACCACTCGCGCCATCTTCGCCATGCGCCAGCGTACCTGGCCCGATGGTCAGGCCGTGCGCGTCTTCGTGCTAGACAACAACCACCCCGTGCATGCGCGCTTTGCCAAGGAGCAGCTGGCCGTCTACCCGCACCAGCTGCAGCTGGCGTGGGACCGCATGGTGTTCTCGGGAACCGGGCAGGCCCCTAATCGGGTGCAGAACCAGCGGGAGATGCTCGAACGCATCGCCACCACGCCTGGCGCCCTGGGATATCTTGAAAGGGAGTACCTGGATGATCGTGTCCAAGTCATTTCAATGGAGTGATGCGCGTTCCGTCACCGCCATCCTGGCCGGACTGGCCCTGAGCCTGGGCCTGCCCGCCGAGGCCAGAAGCGAGGAGCGCGTGCTGGACACCCTGCAGATGCATGGCTTCCTGAGCCAGGCGCTGATCGTCACCGACGACAACAACTTCTTCGGCCCCAGCAGCGAGGGCGAGGGGAGTTACGAGTTCACCGAGATCGGCGCCAACGTCTCGCTGCGTCCCCACGAGGACGTGCTGCTGGCCGCACAGGCCCTGAGCCGTCGCGCCGGGGGAGAGGGCAGCGATGCCCGACCGGTGCTGGACTATGGCATCGTCGATTATCAGGTGCTGTCGAACCAGCAGCGGACCTTTGGCATACAGGTCGGCCGCTTCAAGAACCCGTTCGGCTTCTACAACCAGACTCGCGACGTCGCCTTTACTCGACCCAGCATCCTGCTTCCCCAGTCCATCTACTTTGACCGCACGCGCTCCCTGGGCCTCTCCGCAGACGGCGCCAGCGTGTACGCGGAAGAGCGCTTCGACAGTGGCATCGTGCGTTTCAAGGGCGGCGTGGGCACACCCACGACGCGAGACCTGGGCACTCAGCTCTTCCCGCCCAGCCTTAGCTCCGAGGTGAAGGGTGACACCTCCTCGATTGCGCAGCTCATCTACGAGCACCACAACGGACGCTTCACTGCCGCCTTGAGCACCGCGGATGTCAACCTCGACTTTCAACTTGCCGGCAGCGAGGGTGAGCTGAATTTCCAACCCTGGATCCTGTCCCTGCAATACGACACGGGCAGCTGGGCCCTGACGAGCGAATATGCGCTTCGCAACCTTGATATCACAGGCACTGGGGTCGTCCGCGAATCCGACATTACCGGCGAAAGCTGGTATGTCCAATATTCCAAGCGCTTCCATGACAACTGGCAGTGGCTGCTGCGTTACGACAGCCTGATCAGCGACAGGGACGACCGATCCGGCAGCGAATATGAGGCGCAAGGCCTGGGTCCGGCACACTCGCGATTCGCCGAGGACATCACGCTGGGCCTGCAATGGAACGTCAATCCACGCCTGCTTCTGGCGGCAGAGTACCACCATATCGATGGCACAGGGTGGCTGCCGCTTCAGGATAACCCGGCCCCCTCAGAAACAGAGCGTCACTGGAACATGCTGCTGTTCCAGCTGTCGCTGCGTTTCTGACGCTTCCATGTCCCTGGCCTGGTTGTCCAAGAGATGACTGCTCTCACGTCCTTACAGCCCCGTCATCGACTCAGCCTGACGTGGCGTGTCATCGCCCTGAGCAGCCTGCTGCTGGTCGGCCTCGTGGTGCTGTTCACCTGGCTGGGCCACGAGAACCTGACGCGTCAGTTCCAGGAGAGTCGTCACGAGTACCACGAGCGTCAGCAGCGCGAGATCCGCCTCGCCCTGCAACGCTCGGCGGAGAATCTGCGACAGCTGGCAGGACTGGCCGCGGCCTCGCCGCGCCTGGGGCCCCCGCTCGAGGCCGGCCGCACGGCTGAGGTCGAGGAGGCGCTCGCCTCCCAGTGGCCGACCCTGCAGCTCGAGGCCGGCATCGATGAGATCAGGGTCGCGGATACCCGGGGGCAGCTGATGGGCCACTGGGGCGCCGGCCAGTCGGACGGCCACCTCCCGATTCAGGCCTGGGCGCAGCGGGTCATGCGCACCGAGATGCCCATCACGCGGCTGAGTTGCACGTCGAACTGTCAGCAGGTGGCCGCCGTCCCGGTGCTGGTGGACGGCGAAAGCGTCGGCCTGGTCGTGCTCTCCCGCTCCCTGGCCGATGTGACCCGCCAGGCCAGGGAGGTCTCCAACGCCGATGTGGCCCTGCTGGTCACGGGAGCGCTGGACGAGGACAGCCTGCTCGAGGAGCGCAAGCTGGCACCCTGGGACGGCTACCTGCTGGCGCTGACGCGCCAGGAGGAGAGCCTGCCGTTGCTGCAGCGGGCGTCGCGCCTCGGCCCCATCGACGAGCTGCTCGAGCGACCGGTGCAGCTGCAGGACCGGGGGCAGCACCTCGAACTCAGTGCGGTGCGCATGGATGAGGACGCCGGCGGTCGCGGCAACGGCTATTTCCTGCTGATCTCCGACATCACCCCCCAGATCCAGGCCATCAACGAGGACACGCGCACCCTGATGGGGGTCGGCCTGGTCGGCTGGCTGGCCGCCGAGCTGATGCTGCTGTTGATCCTGCTGCGCCCCATGGCCCGCCTGCGCCGGATCGCCGGCCTGCTGCCGACGCTGGCCAGCGGCGGCTTCGAGGATGTCCGGGCCGCGATTCCCGCGACCCGCCATCGCCTGCCGGACGAGATCGACGTGCTGGAGGGCACCACCCTGTCCCTCTCGCGTCAGCTCGAGACGCTGGAGGCGGAGGTGCAGGAGCGCGGCGACCAGCTGGCCGAACGGGTCGACGAGCTGGCCAAGGAGCGGGACTTCGTCAATAGCCTGCTGGATACCGCTCGTGTCTTCATCATCGCCCAGGACAGCCGGGGGCGCATCAGCCTGGTCAACGATTACACCCGGGGGATGCTGGGCCTGGACGATGCCTCCCTGCTGGGCCGGCACTTCGTCGACGTGTTCGAGGCCGGCCGTCCCTCGCCGGTGAGCACCGTCGACATCCCCCAGCAGGAAGAGCGAACGCTGCATACCTCGGACCAGCGCCTGCATACCATCGCCTGGTACCACGCCCCGCTGCCCTCGGGCGGCAACGGCGACAAGTCACGGATCTCGGTGGGGCTCGATATCACGGAGCGCAAGGCCGCCGAGGCACGCCTGACCTGGCTGGCCGAACGCGATCCCCTGACCGAGCTCTACAACCGACGCTACTTCCAGGACGCCCTGCAGCAGGCGCTCTCGCGCGAGTCGCGAGGGGCGGTGCTGCTGCTGGATCTTGACCAGTTCAAGGAGGTCAACGAGCTGAGCGGCCACCACGTCGGCGACCGCCTGCTGCGCGAAGTGGCCGAGACCCTGCTGTTGAACCTGGGGCACCGCGGCGTCATCGCCCGCCTGGGCGGCGATGAGTTCTCGCTGCTGCTGGAGCATGCCGAGGCCGACCAGGCGATTCAGGTGGCCCAGCACATCGATCAGCTGCTCGACACCCTGGGGTTCACCGCCGCGGGACGGCGCCACCGCGTCACCGCCAGCATCGGCATCGCCCTGTTCCCCGCTCACGGCAAGACGCCGGCCGACATGATGGCCAGCGCCGACGTGGCCATGTACAAGGCCAAGGAGAGCGGTCTCCAGCAGTGGCATCTGCTCTCGAGGTCCGAGAACGCCAAGGACGAGCTTCAGGAGCGCGTCTACTGGGTGGAGCGCGTGCGCAGCGCCCTCGCCGAGGACGATTTCGAGCTGATGGTGCAGCCGATCATGCGGCTGGAGGATCGCGACGTGAAGCATTACGAGGTGCTGCTGCGCATGCGCGATGCCGACGGCAGCCTGGTCTCTCCCGCCGCCTTTATCCCGGTGGCGGAGCGCAGCGGCCAGATCGTGCAGATCGATCGCTGGGTGCTGCGCCACAGCCTGCGGCTCCTCGGCCAGATCCAGGAACGGGGGTTCTGCCTGGCGGTCAACCTCTCCGGCCAGTCCCTGCATGACGAGGGCCTGAAGCAGTACCTGGCCGACGAACTGGCCGCCAGCGGCGCCGACCCCCACCACCTCATCCTCGAGGTGACCGAAACCGCCGCCGTGACCGACTTCTCGACGGCGCGGGGCGTGCTGCAGGCCATTCGCGACCTCGGATGTCGAACCGCCCTGGATGACTTCGGGGTCGGATTCAGCAGCTTCCATTACCTGGGGCAGCTGCCGGTGGATTACATCAAGATCGACGGCTCCTTCATTCGCAGCCTCCTGATCAGCCAGGAGAGCCGAGTGATCGTCCAGGCGGTTGCCGATATCGCCGCCGGGTTCGGCAAGCAGGCCATCGCCGAGTTCGTCGACCAAGAAGCCCTGCTGCCGATACTGACATCCTATGGCATTGCCTACGGTCAGGGTTTCCACCTGGGCAAGCCATCGCGGGTGGCCGAAACCTTCCCGCACACCCACAGCATGCCCTCACCGTCCGGACTAAAAGGAGGTAGCCGGTGAAAGATGACAGCACAGGAAGCCAGACCAGGGCTCTGCCCTCCTCCGGCAGACGTCTCGGCATCGATCCCGACGATCTCTTCGATCATTTCAGGCTCATCATCGCCCATACGCCCGAGCAAAAAGAGCGTGCCTTTTCACTCCGGCATGCGGTGTTCCATGAAGAACTGCACTACGAAATAGGCGACAAGACAAACAGCCCGATAGAGAAAGACAAGTATGACCACAACTCCATACTCTGCCTGCTGCAGCACAAGGCGAGCCATGTGGATGCGGGCTGCCTGAGAGTGGTCATCATCGACAAAAACCGTGACCACCCGATTCAAAACCTCCCCCTCGAGGAGTACAGCGGAAACAGCCTGGAAGGCTCCGAGCTGCACCCCCAGTTCTTCCCGGAGAGCCAGCTGTGCGAGGTTTCCAGGCTTGCCGTTCATCCGCTCTTCAGGAAGAAAGAGCTCCCGCCCATCGGGGCAAGGGACAAGGACATCAGCAACATCGGCACTGAAGGGAGCGAAAACCAACCGGCCCTCATCAGCTTGAGCCTGTTCCTGGCGGCGACGGCCATCGTGGGACTCTCGGGGCGCCGACATGTCTTTGCCATGATAGAGCCCAGGTTCAACAGATTACTGAAAGTCTCGGGGCTGCATTTCCACAGGGCGGGAGAGACGATCGATCACTGCGGCTTGAGAGCGGCTTACTACATCGATCAGCATCAGGCAGAAATCGATCTCCCCGAGAAGATCATGCCGCTCTACGCGAGAATCAAGCGCTGCCTGGAACAGCAGATGCGCCAGCAGGAGAGTGCGCACAGCGTTTCTCAGGAAGTTTAGGGCCTCCCCCGGAAGCGGCGGGGGTGCCCTTCCCGTCGCGACGAGGCCACCTCCTCCCGCATCAGGGGCCTCCCGGTGCGACGACGAGGCTTCACCCTCTTCTCATCTCGCCCTCTTGCCCCGGCCACCGCGCCCGGGCGTGATCATCCTCACCCTGACCTTGGCACGGCGCGGCGTCGATGGCGCCGCCGGCGGCGGAGCCGGGTCGGCCTCGCCGGTCGGCGCCTCGGCCGCGGGCGGCTGTGGCGGCTGCACCACCACCCAGGCGAACACCGGCAGGGAGAGCTGCCAGTAGATCGCCGAGAGGCGCAGCCCCAGGGTGACACCGAGCCCGGTGGCGATGGAGATGCCCAGCGGCGCCGACAGCGCCTCCAACCCGACGAAGGCCACGCCGCCGGCGATGGAGGCGGTGGCATAGATCTCGCGACGCAGCACCATGGGCACCCGTCGCGCCAGCACGTCGCGGGTCATGCCGCCGGCCACGCCGGTGAGCAGCCCCATGAGCACCGCCACCACGCCGGGCGCCTCGAGGGTCAGGGCCTTGTGGGCGCCGATCACCGTGAACAGCGCCAGGCCGAAGGCGTCGGCCACCGGCAGGAAGCCCCGCGACAGGCGGTGGATATAGTGAAAGCCGAGGACCGACAGCCCCACGGTGGCGAGGATCACCCAGAGATAGGTCGGATCGGTGACCCAGAACACCGGCCGCACGCCCAGCACCAGGTCGCGCAGGGTGCCGCCGCCGATCCCGGTCACCGCCGCCAGCACCAGCATGCCGAACGGATCCATCCGCGAGCGGCAGGCCAGCACCACCCCCGAGAGGGCGAAGACGATCACCCCCGCCATGTCCAACCAGTAGACCAGCCCCGTCACGTCGTCGCTCCTTGCTCTCGTGCCTCACCTGGACTCAGGATACGCGATGTGCGGCGGGGCGGCGTGGCATCGCCGACAGGCGTGGCGCGGGCCTGGTGGCGCGGGCCTGGTGGCGTGGGTCGGCCAGCGGCGGCCAAGTCACCAGGGGATGTCACTGCGATGGGGCCGGGAGTATGCTTCATGCATTATGCTTCAATCATGTCATCGTTCGCGAAGGCCCCATTCCCGATGCCGTCCTCATTGCCGCCTCCTGTGTGCCGTCCTCTCGCCGCCGGCTTCCTGCTGACGGGTCTCGGGCTCGTGCTGCCGCTCGCCGGCTGCACCCTCAACACCTACCCGGATGGCCACCGCGAGACCGTGCTCGGCGTGCCGAACGAGGAAGGCCCTACGCGGTATTCCCCGGGGGTGATCGTCGACGAGCAGGGTGAGCCGCGGGCGATCACCGATGCCCCGGACTGAGGCCCGCCGCGCCATCACCCCGAGCGCCCCTTGCTCGCACTGTCAGAGGCCTCGCCGGCCCCACGAGGAACCACCATGGAATGGACCCCCGCCACGTTCTGGCTCGCCACCGCCCTGCTGCTCGGCCTGGCCGAGCTGACCTCCGGCGCCCTGCTGCTGCTGGCGCTGGCCTTCGCCGCCGCGCTGACCGCCGCTGCCACCGCCGTGTTCGGGCTGCCCCTAAGCGGCCAGCTGCTGGCCATGGGCATCCTCGCCGGGGTACTGGTACCGCTGACCATCAAGGTGATCCGCCCGCGCTTCTCGCCCCGAGGGGTGGCCTACGGCACCACCGGCAGCGGCGTGGAGAGGGGCAAGCGCTACCTGACGCTGGAGCGCGACTTCGACGGCGCCTCGGGGCTCAAGATCAACGGCGACTTCTACCGCCTGCGCGTCGACGGCAGCGCCACCACTCGCCTGCCGCCCGACACCGAGGTCATCTTCAAGGAATTCGATGGCACCACCGCCATCGTCACGCTGGCCGAGGCCGGCGCCTCATCACAGGAGCAGTGAACATGGACCTTCCGTTGAGCCCGGGGCTGATGCTCAGCCTAATTATCGTCGTCATGGGGATCGTGATCATCGCCAAGGGGCTGGTGATCGTGCGTCAGTCCGAGGTCATGGTGATCGAGCGGCTGGGGTCGTTCAGCCGGGTGCTGGAGAGCGGCATCAACATCATCATTCCCTTCATCGAGCAGCCCCGCGCCATCACCATGATCCGCTACAAGAAGATGGGCGAGGAGTACCTGCCGCTGACCAGCGACGAGGTGCGCATCGACCGCCGCGAGACGGTGATGGACTTCCCCGGCCAGCCGGTGGTGACCACCGACAACGTCACCGTGACCATCAACGGCGCCCTCTACTACCAGATCATCGATCCCAAGCGGGCGGTCTACGAGGTCGAGAACATGAGCCAGGCGGTCGAGGTGCTGGCCAAGACCACCCTGCGCTCGGTGGTCGGCAAGATGGAGCTCGACAAGCTGTTCGAGTCCCGAGCCGAGGTCAACAACGAGATCCAGGCCTCGATGGAGGAGCCCGCCTCCAAGTGGGGCGTGAAGATCTCGCGGGTCGAGGTGCAGGACATCGCCATGCCCGAGGAGGTCGAGTCCGCCATGCGCCTGCAGATGGCCGCCGAGCGCAAGCGTCGCGCCACCGTCACCGAGGCCGAGGGCGAGAAGTCCGCGGCCATCGCCATGGCCCAGGGCCAGCGCGAATCGGCGATCCTCAACGCCCAGGGCGACAAGGAATCCGCCATCCTGCGCGCCCAGGGGGAACAGGAGTCGATCAAGCTGGTGCTCAATGCCATCGGCGAGAGCGAGGAGAACAAGCGCACCGTGGTCGGCTACCTGCTCGGCCAGAGCTACATCAAGGCGCTGCCGACCATGGCCAAGGACGGCGAGCGGGTCTTCGTGCCCTACGAGTCCACCGCGCTGCTGGGCTCGATGGGCATGTTCCGCGAGCTGGCCGGCTCCCCGGAAGACACCGTGCGACAGCAGCTCGACGCGAACACCGGCCAGACCGGCCTGCGCAGCGGCATGCTGGGCGGGGCCGGCAGCGCGTCCTGAGCCCATGCTCGACGGTTGATGCCGGGCATCAGCGCCCAGCCGCTGCCTCTCCACCGAAGCGGCCAAGCTGCATCTCCTGCAGACGGCTCAGGCTGCGCCGGAAGGGAAAGGCCAGGTGCCCCTCGGTGTAAAGCGCCTCGAGGGGCACTCGGGCGGCGAGGTAGAGGGGAATGCCCCGGTCGTAGCACTCGTCGACCAGAGCGATGAAGCGGCGCACGCCATCGTCCTGAGGGGAGAGCGCGGGCAGCGCCCGGTCGCCAGCCATGACGCGCGCCACGCCATCCTCGGTGCCGCGAGAGATGCGGGCGGCCTCGGGCTCGCCGCCGAGGCTCGGCACCTCATCCAGCAGGATGGTCCGAAACCGGTCGCACAGGCCGATGAAGTCCAGTGCCGACAGCGGCTGCTCGCAGAGGGCGGCGTAACGACACCAGAGCACATCCTCGCCTCGCTGTGTCACGTCGAGCTCCCGGTGACCCAGGGTGATGGGCTCGCTCGTGGTCGCCTGCCCCGCCGCCAATGCCTCGAAGACCGCCGGCAAGGGGCTTGGCGTATCGGGCTCGATCACCCAATAGCGCTCATGCGCCTCGCCCGGATGCTGGCGATGGTCCTGGCCGCCATCGAGGTGAAGCACCTCGAGATGCGCCTTCAGGGCGGCGATCGCCGGCAGGAAGCGCTCGCGGTTGAAGCCGTCGGCGTAGAGCTGATCCGGCGCCTGGTTGGACGTGGTGACCAGCACCACCCCCTGCTCGACCAGCGCCATCAACACCCCACCGAGCAGCATGGCATCGGCGATATCGTTGACGTAGAGCTCGTCCAGGCACAGCACCCTCACCTCGTCCGCGAGCTCGGCCGCCAGACGGCTCAACGGGTCGGCGGCGCCCATCAGCTGGAACTGGCGACGGTGCACCCAGCGCATGAAATGATGGAAATGCTGGCGGCGCGCCGGCACCTCAAGCGAGGCCACGAAGCGATCCATCAGCCAGGTCTTGCCGCGCCCCACCGGCCCCCACAGATAGAGCCCCCTGGCGTGATTCACGCCCTCATGGCCGTGTTCCGCCCCATGGGCTGGCACTTCGTGCAGCGCCCGGGCACAGGCGTCGAGCGCCTCGGCGGCCTGGCGCTGGGCAGCGTCCTCGACGAAGCCGTTCTCTAGGGCGTGCTCATAGGCGTCAAGCGGCGAGAAGGTCATCGGCAGGGCCTGCGTCGTGAAAGGACATCTGAAGAGGCATTACTGTGCCAGCGTCGGAGCTCGGTAGAAAGCGACACGGTAGATGGCGCCTGCGTCGGGGCACTATGACAGTAGAAAGTGCCAGCACCGCCGTCAGGGCAGCATTCAAGGCTATCAAAATAGCTAACGCCCCCGCCGACCAGGAAGGCCGACGGGGGCGTCGCATTGCCATGCCTCAAAGGACAAGCCCTCGAGGCAGCGGCTTACCCCAGCTGGAACGGATACACCGAGCCAATCTTCAAGAGCCGCGTCAGCTCGTCCAGGGCGGTGAGGGCCTCGGCGGCGAGCTGCGGGTCGGCCAGGTCCTCCGGGGCCAGGCGGTCCCGGTAGTGACGCTCGACCCAGGCGGTGAGATCGCCGTGCAGGGCGTCGTCCAGCAGCACCCGGCCGGAGAGTGCGGCCCGCTCGGCGGCCGAGAGCACCACCCGCAGGCGCAGGCAGGCGGGGCCGCCGCCGTTGCGCATGCTCTGCTTGACGTCCTTGACCACCACCTCGGCGATGGGGTTGTGGCCGGCCAGCAGGTGATCCTGGATGGCCCGCCAGACGCTCTCGCGCTCCTGGCACTCGCCGG includes the following:
- the nhaD gene encoding sodium:proton antiporter NhaD; the protein is MLALLTLLASGPVLAVTGELDLTGSFVGLLAVAIFVVAYALVMAEEKIHMRKSKPVLVAAGIIWALIGWVYVKAGMPAESEHAFRMTLLEFTELMLFLLVAMTYINALEERRAFDALRSWMVRKGFSYRSLFWITGVLAFVISPIADNLTTALLMCAVVTKVAEGDKRFINLACINIVVAANAGGAFSPFGDITTLMVWQAGLVEFYEFFELLIPSLINFLIPAVVMSCFIKNRKPDSLEEDVWLKRGARRIIALFLLTVATAVACHTLLHLPPVLGMMTGLGYLQFFGYFLRRTLPRSLERKRTHYTQRGDWKKLESLGSVVPFDVFNRVARAEWDTLLFFYGVVMCVGGLGFMGYLGMLSDALYTGWNATGANVTLGVLSAVVDNIPVMFAVLTMEPDMSHGQWLLITLTAGVGGSLLSIGSAAGVALMGQARGNYTFMGHLRWSPVIALGYIASVLAHLWLNAESFTVM
- a CDS encoding porin, with translation MIVSKSFQWSDARSVTAILAGLALSLGLPAEARSEERVLDTLQMHGFLSQALIVTDDNNFFGPSSEGEGSYEFTEIGANVSLRPHEDVLLAAQALSRRAGGEGSDARPVLDYGIVDYQVLSNQQRTFGIQVGRFKNPFGFYNQTRDVAFTRPSILLPQSIYFDRTRSLGLSADGASVYAEERFDSGIVRFKGGVGTPTTRDLGTQLFPPSLSSEVKGDTSSIAQLIYEHHNGRFTAALSTADVNLDFQLAGSEGELNFQPWILSLQYDTGSWALTSEYALRNLDITGTGVVRESDITGESWYVQYSKRFHDNWQWLLRYDSLISDRDDRSGSEYEAQGLGPAHSRFAEDITLGLQWNVNPRLLLAAEYHHIDGTGWLPLQDNPAPSETERHWNMLLFQLSLRF
- a CDS encoding EAL domain-containing protein yields the protein MTALTSLQPRHRLSLTWRVIALSSLLLVGLVVLFTWLGHENLTRQFQESRHEYHERQQREIRLALQRSAENLRQLAGLAAASPRLGPPLEAGRTAEVEEALASQWPTLQLEAGIDEIRVADTRGQLMGHWGAGQSDGHLPIQAWAQRVMRTEMPITRLSCTSNCQQVAAVPVLVDGESVGLVVLSRSLADVTRQAREVSNADVALLVTGALDEDSLLEERKLAPWDGYLLALTRQEESLPLLQRASRLGPIDELLERPVQLQDRGQHLELSAVRMDEDAGGRGNGYFLLISDITPQIQAINEDTRTLMGVGLVGWLAAELMLLLILLRPMARLRRIAGLLPTLASGGFEDVRAAIPATRHRLPDEIDVLEGTTLSLSRQLETLEAEVQERGDQLAERVDELAKERDFVNSLLDTARVFIIAQDSRGRISLVNDYTRGMLGLDDASLLGRHFVDVFEAGRPSPVSTVDIPQQEERTLHTSDQRLHTIAWYHAPLPSGGNGDKSRISVGLDITERKAAEARLTWLAERDPLTELYNRRYFQDALQQALSRESRGAVLLLDLDQFKEVNELSGHHVGDRLLREVAETLLLNLGHRGVIARLGGDEFSLLLEHAEADQAIQVAQHIDQLLDTLGFTAAGRRHRVTASIGIALFPAHGKTPADMMASADVAMYKAKESGLQQWHLLSRSENAKDELQERVYWVERVRSALAEDDFELMVQPIMRLEDRDVKHYEVLLRMRDADGSLVSPAAFIPVAERSGQIVQIDRWVLRHSLRLLGQIQERGFCLAVNLSGQSLHDEGLKQYLADELAASGADPHHLILEVTETAAVTDFSTARGVLQAIRDLGCRTALDDFGVGFSSFHYLGQLPVDYIKIDGSFIRSLLISQESRVIVQAVADIAAGFGKQAIAEFVDQEALLPILTSYGIAYGQGFHLGKPSRVAETFPHTHSMPSPSGLKGGSR
- a CDS encoding PEP-CTERM/exosortase system-associated acyltransferase; translated protein: MKDDSTGSQTRALPSSGRRLGIDPDDLFDHFRLIIAHTPEQKERAFSLRHAVFHEELHYEIGDKTNSPIEKDKYDHNSILCLLQHKASHVDAGCLRVVIIDKNRDHPIQNLPLEEYSGNSLEGSELHPQFFPESQLCEVSRLAVHPLFRKKELPPIGARDKDISNIGTEGSENQPALISLSLFLAATAIVGLSGRRHVFAMIEPRFNRLLKVSGLHFHRAGETIDHCGLRAAYYIDQHQAEIDLPEKIMPLYARIKRCLEQQMRQQESAHSVSQEV
- a CDS encoding trimeric intracellular cation channel family protein codes for the protein MTGLVYWLDMAGVIVFALSGVVLACRSRMDPFGMLVLAAVTGIGGGTLRDLVLGVRPVFWVTDPTYLWVILATVGLSVLGFHYIHRLSRGFLPVADAFGLALFTVIGAHKALTLEAPGVVAVLMGLLTGVAGGMTRDVLARRVPMVLRREIYATASIAGGVAFVGLEALSAPLGISIATGLGVTLGLRLSAIYWQLSLPVFAWVVVQPPQPPAAEAPTGEADPAPPPAAPSTPRRAKVRVRMITPGRGGRGKRAR
- a CDS encoding NfeD family protein, which produces MEWTPATFWLATALLLGLAELTSGALLLLALAFAAALTAAATAVFGLPLSGQLLAMGILAGVLVPLTIKVIRPRFSPRGVAYGTTGSGVERGKRYLTLERDFDGASGLKINGDFYRLRVDGSATTRLPPDTEVIFKEFDGTTAIVTLAEAGASSQEQ
- a CDS encoding SPFH domain-containing protein, which translates into the protein MDLPLSPGLMLSLIIVVMGIVIIAKGLVIVRQSEVMVIERLGSFSRVLESGINIIIPFIEQPRAITMIRYKKMGEEYLPLTSDEVRIDRRETVMDFPGQPVVTTDNVTVTINGALYYQIIDPKRAVYEVENMSQAVEVLAKTTLRSVVGKMELDKLFESRAEVNNEIQASMEEPASKWGVKISRVEVQDIAMPEEVESAMRLQMAAERKRRATVTEAEGEKSAAIAMAQGQRESAILNAQGDKESAILRAQGEQESIKLVLNAIGESEENKRTVVGYLLGQSYIKALPTMAKDGERVFVPYESTALLGSMGMFRELAGSPEDTVRQQLDANTGQTGLRSGMLGGAGSAS
- the zapE gene encoding cell division protein ZapE, with protein sequence MTFSPLDAYEHALENGFVEDAAQRQAAEALDACARALHEVPAHGAEHGHEGVNHARGLYLWGPVGRGKTWLMDRFVASLEVPARRQHFHHFMRWVHRRQFQLMGAADPLSRLAAELADEVRVLCLDELYVNDIADAMLLGGVLMALVEQGVVLVTTSNQAPDQLYADGFNRERFLPAIAALKAHLEVLHLDGGQDHRQHPGEAHERYWVIEPDTPSPLPAVFEALAAGQATTSEPITLGHRELDVTQRGEDVLWCRYAALCEQPLSALDFIGLCDRFRTILLDEVPSLGGEPEAARISRGTEDGVARVMAGDRALPALSPQDDGVRRFIALVDECYDRGIPLYLAARVPLEALYTEGHLAFPFRRSLSRLQEMQLGRFGGEAAAGR